AGTCAATCGCAATTATGTTTCCTTctggtattttttattttttttatttttttattttgggttttGGTCTCTTAACCAAGCTGAGCGtgtcaaaacaaatcaaaaaacaaaGCTGGGTGTAAGTGTTGTTTATAAGAAATTAGATGGTATAACATAATGGACTGGCACCCGGACTGAAACCTGGTCATTTTCAAACCTTAGTCATATGCATGTTGAAGTCGTGGAAATATCAACACGCTTGATGACTTTCAAGTTGCAGCAGGGAGTGGACGAGAGGCTACTCCAAAACATTAGGTGGAAAACACTTTCTGGAAGAACGAATTAAATGCCTTAGACTCCTTCAAAGAAAATAGGAAAAAACTCTTCAATTTTCTGAGGTGTTGATAACAGAAAACTACAGTATTTCAAACCTGTATGGAGCTGGTCCCCATCTTTCATCGGATTCAAATGACTTCAATACCAGTGGGTTACGTATGATTTGAAAACTTAAAAAATATCCTTTTTTCCCATTCGGGCCGTATCGTTTTGTATATCAAGATAGTTTCTACCAATCAATCGATAATGTGATTATGTGAACGACAATCATTTATTAACAAAGTCTAGAGTCAGTGTAATTTGTTCATAAGAATTAGACTATAACCCATCTGCACTGTACTCAATTTAATGAACGTAATGGACTGTTTACCGAATTGAAACCTAGTCAAGTATTGTCTGTTAGTCATATGTTGAACTCATGGAAATATCTACACGCTTGATGACTGCCACAACTCAACTCTCTACTTTGAAGTGAACTGTTCAACAAGTCTCCCTTGATTTTACGACTGGTCGGGTACTATTCAAGATACTTCAACGGATATAAACCTTTTCGTCAAaagtaaaattaaataaaaagataGTTCAACGGTTCCAGTTAAATTATCTCGTAATATACCTCATGCACTGAGACTAGGCGTATATATTTCATGAGTGAGTGATGATCAGCTGAACTTTTTGTCCAACCGCTACACCATTTTGACAGTGTAATTAATTAGTACTGGGGTGTAATCTGAAATAGGCCTGCTATACGAGCTTTTGGAGCCTACGAAGAAGTCAATAGATATATTGCTATCAATTCATTCCCCAGCCTCGGACCACCTCTAAATATACTAAATTGGTCAACAAATGTGAGATTGAGGTTGATGTGTGGATCCCAATGGCCTTAAACGGTAAGGAGAAAAGTATATGCTCTGACTCTCCCATTCTACACTCGCATCAATTTGACCACCAAGAAATCCCAGTACTGTATATAAGTCGTTAACCTTAACGTTAGCTTTTCTTAAAAAAAGAACAGTTAAAGTTAGTAATACCAATATAGGGTATCATGGAAGACAGGAGGAAACTATCTCATAATTATTATCAACCAAGTCGTGCTATTCTCTTGTTGTTTGTTATCCTTTCGTTAGGAGGTCATGAACTAATAGTGTGTGGTGAGAATAACCATGAACTAATGGTAACGGGTCAGAATACAACAGGAGAAGTTGAGGAATTCAAAGTAGGAGTGGTAATTGATGCTAATACATCCGTGGCAAAGGTGTGGCTGACTTGCATTGACATGGCTCTCTCTGACATCTATGCATATCGTAAAACTTATAAGAGAAGGCTGGTTCTTCATGTTATGGATTCTAAAAGTGATGTTCTTGATGCATCATCTGCAGGTATGGTTTCCACTTCTATCTCTCCCTCTCCTTCttatcaatagattcttctacTTCCTACATTATATAAAGCTCAATTTAACCACATTTtcaaaatatacatatatatatattttaacagAAGTGCATGTGAGTTGGCTACACGACCCAGACTATTTAAACAAACTGGTGCAAAGTCATATTCAACAAAACTAGTGTATATTGAACCAAGTTTTCTTTGATTTACCTAACTTTTACTACGTGACCATGTCACATTTTTCACAATTATTTATACTCTTGTTCATCCTATTAGATATATTTATAGCTTCTCACTGGTGCTTTAATTTAACAAATCCTTTCTAAATAAGCAAGCATGCCTAGCCTTTCAGATATTATTCGtttgagattgagatattaaataTCATGAATCTAACGATTTTTTTCTTTCGTTTGATGCAATTGACAGCCCTCAATCTAATACAGAATGTTAAAGTTCAAGCTATTATAGGACCGACAACATCAGCACAAGCCATTAACGTTGCGCATCTTGGAAAACGATATCAAGTTCCAATTATTTCATTCAGTGCAACAAGTCCTTCCATTTCCCTTGCTCAGAATCCTTACTTCATTCGTACGTCTCTAAACGGATCGTCTCAAGTAAATGCTATTGCTGCCATTGTTAAGAAATTCGGATGGAGAGAAGTTGTACCTCTTTATGAAGACACTGAATACGGGCATGGTGTCATTCCATATTTGATGGATGCTTTTCAAAATACCAACACCAGAGTTCCTTATAGGAGTGTCTTTCCTAGTGCGGCTACTGATGATCAAATTACCCAAGAGCTTAACAAATTAGACAACATGGGAACTAGGGTACTCATCCTGCATATGCTTTCACCTCTAGGCTTACGTGTTTTTACGCAAGCAAAAGTGCTTGGTATGATGAACAAAGGGTACGCATGGATTATTACCTCAGGATTAGGCACTGATTTGAATTCGTTCGAGCCTTCAGATATTGATACGATGCAAGGAGTGTTAGGCATAAGGCCATACATCTCACAACACAAAGAGGTTGCTGCATTTGAAGGTAGATGGAAAATCAAGTTTCGAAAAGAATACCCAGATATCGAAAGGAAGTTGGATATATTTGGTATATGGTCATATGATACAATTCGGGCATTAGCTAGTGTAGTCGAGAATTTTCAAACAGGTCCTGAACTCTTGCAAGAATTATCAAACATGAAATTTGAAGGTCTAAGCGGGGTATTCCATCTAGTCAACAGGCAATTGCAGTCAGATGCCTTTCAAATACTTAATATTTGTGGAAGTGGGATTCGGGATATTGGCATTTGGAGACCTTCAGATGGTACAAATAAGCTTAATTTGCGGCCTGTCATATGGCCAGGGGATGCCACCGAGAAACCTAAAGGTTGGGAAATTCCGCTCAAGGATAGAAAGTTAAGGATTGGAGTGCCTTTAAAAAATGGTTTTAATGAATTCGTGAAGACAACGAAGAATTCTTGCAATGGTACAAGATATGATGTCGCTGGTTATTGCATAGATGTCTTTACTACTGCACTCGAGAAGTTACCATATTGTGTACCCCATGAGTTTATTCCTTATGAGAAAAACGAAAGCGGAAAAGCTGGAAGCTATTATGATGATCTTGTCCACCAGGTGCAGCTTCAGGTTTGTTCATTTTATTTCCCAAGATACTCATTTCATGTGTTTATCAATCAAGTTACCTAACATACTTGTTAATTGCTATATATGTATACCTGTCTCTTGAACAGAATTTTGACGTTGTAGTTGGGGATGTTACTATTACTGCAACGAGATCACAACACGTAGATTTTACGTTACCGTATACAGAAGGTGGGGTATCGATGATTGTGTTAGTGAAAAAGGATTTGAGTCAGGATACCTGGAT
This is a stretch of genomic DNA from Papaver somniferum cultivar HN1 chromosome 1, ASM357369v1, whole genome shotgun sequence. It encodes these proteins:
- the LOC113347967 gene encoding glutamate receptor 2.7-like produces the protein MVTGQNTTGEVEEFKVGVVIDANTSVAKVWLTCIDMALSDIYAYRKTYKRRLVLHVMDSKSDVLDASSAALNLIQNVKVQAIIGPTTSAQAINVAHLGKRYQVPIISFSATSPSISLAQNPYFIRTSLNGSSQVNAIAAIVKKFGWREVVPLYEDTEYGHGVIPYLMDAFQNTNTRVPYRSVFPSAATDDQITQELNKLDNMGTRVLILHMLSPLGLRVFTQAKVLGMMNKGYAWIITSGLGTDLNSFEPSDIDTMQGVLGIRPYISQHKEVAAFEGRWKIKFRKEYPDIERKLDIFGIWSYDTIRALASVVENFQTGPELLQELSNMKFEGLSGVFHLVNRQLQSDAFQILNICGSGIRDIGIWRPSDGTNKLNLRPVIWPGDATEKPKGWEIPLKDRKLRIGVPLKNGFNEFVKTTKNSCNGTRYDVAGYCIDVFTTALEKLPYCVPHEFIPYEKNESGKAGSYYDDLVHQVQLQNFDVVVGDVTITATRSQHVDFTLPYTEGGVSMIVLVKKDLSQDTWIFLKPLEWKLWVTTGAFFLLVGVVIWILEHRVNREFRGGPHSMYQWGTLLSFSFSMLVFAHKERVLSNLGRFVMGIWLFVVLILTQSYTANLASMLTIQRSDPTYNDVNQLIRYGYNVGYQEGTFVFGMLKRMGFDESNLKSYKSPGEFDEAFSKGRSEGGIVAAFEELPYIELILAEYCGKYMMVGDIYPYDGFGFVFPKGSPLCPDISRTILSTREEGRTERFKKGWFKNQKSCADNNDPYGSSNSLTLGSFWILFLITGICSALAVIAFLTIFFYENKQILRDPSITTRNKILNLLRKFCEHDENRLITYFEPPACSDQNKIVDNRVHATEINIDAVDSLPRIHASPMAGNVSARSDNSNAEMGGYTTLVADHNIASGNCIPADSNTRTYVGKL